In Apium graveolens cultivar Ventura chromosome 10, ASM990537v1, whole genome shotgun sequence, the following are encoded in one genomic region:
- the LOC141691780 gene encoding uncharacterized protein LOC141691780, protein MPAYTTWYFHEKSVRSRVNIGTSSMNIDNTHDDFYNAHEMLGDFAEANNNFENMDEEPNTAAKSFYRMLDSASEPLYPNYTSFTTLSFVSKLLKFKHKHGCSNKGFDELLELIGSVFPEDHKLPLRYYDVKKLVSGLSMGYEKIDACVNDCMLFHKENSEQTHCDICGEDRYKMQKDSMKKLIPKKILRYFPLTLRLQRLFMSEKTAKCMTWHHDRAAVEGQLSHPADGDEWKQFNHRFPRFAKETRNVRIGLASDGFDPFRDAHAREYTVWPVIIFVYNLPPSMCTKAPYMFMPLLIPGRNDSTKDFHVYLRPLIDELKMLWCIGVETYDRVSCSNFTMKVSLMWTINDFHALGMINGWSTKRKLACPVCMGLVKAKQLKHGGKPTFYGTAHYFLEEDDPLRRSTKFGRCGRHSVTTRHSGSRAKILCEQIQFPPPGKAIRQKPRDYGVTHNWTHYSPFFELPYWETLSLRHNIDVMHTEKNVFDNIFYTMLGDKKKTNINLCPSILTT, encoded by the coding sequence ATGCCCGCATATACAACATGGTATTTTCATGAGAAGAGTGTTAGATCGCGGGTTAACATTGGAACGAGTTCTATGAATATTGATAACACGCATGATGATTTTTATAATGCACATGAAATGCTTGGAGATTTTGCCGAGGcaaataataattttgaaaatatggaTGAAGAGCCTAATACAGCAGCAAAAAGTTTTTATAGGATGCTTGATAGTGCTTCTGAACCACTTTATCCTAATTATACAAGTTTCACAACATTATCATTTGTGAGTAAGCTACTTAAGTTCAAACACAAACATGGTTGTAGTAATAAGGGATTTGATGAGCTACTTGAACTCATTGGATCGGTATTTCCTGAAGATCACAAGTTGCCCCTAAGATATTATGATGTGAAAAAGTTAGTAAGTGGGTTGAGCATGGGATACGAAAAAATTGATGCTTGCGTGAATGATTGCATGTTATTTCATAAAGAAAATAGTGAGCAAACACATTGTGACATATGTGGTGAAGATCGATACAAGATGCAAAAGGATTCTATGAAAAAGTTGATTCCGAAGAAGATTTTGAGATACTTTCCTCTTACATTGAGACTGCAACGATTATTCATGTCTGAGAAGACTGCCAAATGTATGACATGGCATCATGATAGAGCTGCAGTTGAGGGTCAATTAAGTCAtccagctgatggagatgaatggaaaCAATTCAATCATAGATTTCCTCGATTTGCAAAAGAAACACGGAATGTCCGAATAGGCCTTGCTAGTGATGGATTTGATCCCTTTCGAGATGCACATGCAAGGGAATATACAGTGTGGCCTGTGATTATTTTTGTTTACAATCTTCCACCATCGATGTGCACAAAAGCTCCATACATGTTTATGCCTCTTCTCATTCCCGGGCGAAATGATTCGACAAAAGACTTTCATGTTTATCTTCGACCATTAATTGATGAATTGAAGATGTTGTGGTGTATCGGGGTGGAAACATATGATAGGGTATCATGTTCAAATTTCACTATGAAAGTATCATTGATGTGGACTATAAATGACTTTCACGCACTTGGTATGATTAATGGATGGTCGACTAAGAGAAAATTGGCATGTCCAGTTTGTATGGGATTGGTAAAGGCAAAGCAACTCAAGCATGGTGGTAAACCGACTTTCTATGGTACAGCTCATTATTTTTTGGAAGAAGATGATCCACTAAGGAGAAGCACAAAGTTTGGACGATGTGGGAGACATTCAGTCACAACTCGACATTCAGGATCACGGGCAAAGATACTTTGTGAGCAGATACAGTTTCCTCCTCCAGGAAAAGCTATTAGGCAAAAGCCGAGGGATTATGGCGTGACACATAACTGGACACACTATTCTCCATTTTTTGAGCTACCATATTGGGAGACACTCAGTCTTCGTCACAATATTGATGTTATGCATACAGAGAAAAATGTCTTTGATAACATATTCTACACAATGCTTGGTGATAAGAAAAAAACCAATATTAACCTTTGTCCATCAATATTAACGACATAA